The following proteins come from a genomic window of Salvia hispanica cultivar TCC Black 2014 chromosome 4, UniMelb_Shisp_WGS_1.0, whole genome shotgun sequence:
- the LOC125224016 gene encoding protein ROH1-like: protein MPITEFHDASPSSQSSNSGSIFSILSRRRDQVHSTEHGVSETEAEVFQRHVADRFHDLAAADSGSLLSIPWLRSLLDAFLCCQEEFKAIVFNNAASLSRPPIDRHVADYFERSVKALDVCNAIRDGIEQIRQWKKQLEIVLCALDKQRSIGEGQFRRAKKALIDLAIGMLDDKQSNTTFAQRNRSFGRQQKSIGHFRSLSWSVSRSWSAAKQLQAIGNNLLPPRPNEANGLTLAVFTMNYVLLFVMWALVAAIPCQDRGLQAHFNVPKQFLWAGSILSLHDRIVEESKRRDRRNVCGLLREIEEIEKCSRHLNELVDSAEFPLCDEREREVRQRVEQVRNVCEGLKMELDPLECQVREVFHRIVRSRTQGLDSVGRGN, encoded by the coding sequence ATGCCGATTACCGAATTTCACGACGCGTCGCCATCGTCTCAGAGCTCCAATTCCGGCTCCATCTTCTCGATCCTAAGCCGCCGCCGCGACCAGGTCCACTCAACGGAGCACGGCGTTTCCGAGACGGAGGCGGAGGTCTTCCAGCGTCACGTGGCCGACCGGTTCCACGACCTAGCGGCGGCGGACTCCGGCAGCCTCCTCTCAATCCCGTGGCTGCGCAGCCTCCTCGACGCGTTCCTGTGCTGCCAGGAGGAGTTCAAGGCGATCGTGTTCAATAACGCGGCCAGCCTCAGCCGGCCGCCGATCGACCGCCACGTCGCCGACTACTTCGAGCGGAGCGTCAAAGCCCTCGACGTCTGCAACGCCATCCGCGACGGAATCGAGCAGATCAGGCAGTGGAAGAAGCAGCTAGAAATCGTGCTCTGCGCATTGGACAAGCAGAGGAGCATCGGCGAAGGCCAATTCCGCCGCGCCAAAAAAGCCCTAATCGATTTAGCCATCGGAATGCTCGACGACAAGCAATCCAACACCACATTCGCGCAGAGAAACCGCTCCTTTGGCCGCCAACAGAAGAGCATAGGCCATTTCAGGTCCCTCTCCTGGAGCGTCTCCCGATCATGGTCAGCCGCGAAACAGCTGCAGGCAATCGGGAACAATCTCCTCCCACCACGGCCGAACGAGGCAAACGGGCTTACCCTAGCCGTGTTCACGATGAATTACGTGCTCCTGTTCGTAATGTGGGCGCTGGTGGCCGCGATCCCCTGCCAGGATCGGGGCCTGCAGGCCCACTTCAATGTGCCGAAGCAGTTCCTGTGGGCCGGGTCGATCCTGTCGCTGCACGATAGGATCGTGGAGGAGTCGAAGAGGAGGGATAGGAGGAATGTGTGCGGTTTGCTGAGGGAGATTGAGGAGATTGAGAAATGCTCCCGGCATTTGAATGAATTGGTGGATTCCGCTGAGTTCCCGTTGTGTGatgagagggagagagaggtgAGGCAGAGGGTTGAGCAAGTGAGGAATGTTTGTGAGGGTTTGAAGATGGAGCTTGATCCATTGGAATGCCAAGTTAGAGAAGTGTTTCATCGAATTGTTCGGAGCAGAACTCAAGGTCTTGATTCGGTTGGCCGTGGTAATTGA